The DNA window GCTGACAAGGGCATCCGTTCCCCAGTCAGGTTGAGGAGTGACAATAGGCTCTTTCCACTGGACAACTATCTCCATGATTCCATCGCCCGTCATCTCTCCGAGGACAGGAAACAGACAAATTGAAGCGTCGTATTTGCCTTCATTCCAGAGATTTTCTATCTCTTCCTTCAAGAGAATATCCTCAGGTGTTGCTCCTTCTACAAGTAAAATTTCTATCATCGAGTTTTCTTTTTCCTGAATGCTCAAGCCTTCAAGTAAAGTCCAGACGGGCTGAGAACAAGTCACAGATCCGTAGACGAGAAAAAACATCAGGGTCAACATAGCTTTCTCCTTTGTTGTATTTTTCTCCGCGTCAATCTTGCCAACCAATACATACAGGAGAATTATAATTTCAAGCGTTAAAAAAACATTAAATGGAAAAATTAAACCAGTTTACAGTTGGAACAGATGCTTGAATAAAGCTCGAGAGTTTCAGGGCTCGGTTCCACTCCGTACTCTTCGTTCAAATATTTTTTTATGAATTCAAAATGTTTTATGGCGCCTACTCTGTCACCCTGTTCATACAAACACCTCATTATAGTCCTGCCGGCTTGCTCGTCAGATGAGTCCATGGTTGTCATTCTCTGAGCAAATTCGAGAGCCTTTTTCAGCTCAACTCTCTGAAGATTTAATTCAGATAGCCACAATAAAATTCCCCTCATTTGGGTCTGAAGTTCGCGCTGTTTTTCGACGGCTTTTTCAAAATAAAACTCGGGCAGGAAAACTCCTTCGTAAATATCAGCGGCCAGGAGCGCCGACCTTTCTGCGGCGTGAACAAAACCTTTCCTCTTTTGAGATTTCCAGTCTATGACCGCTTTTTCAAACCTGAGAAAATCCACATTCAATTTCTCTTTGTCTAGTTTTACAGCGTCTCCCTCTCTCAAAACAATCTTTTCACCCACGACATTGATGAGTTGATTGAGTGCAACACGAAAATTATTACTTCCCTTTCTTGAATCAGCGTCGGGCCACAATTCTGATGTCATCATTTCCCTCGTAAAGTTTCCACCTGAAGACGACGACAACATCAGTATAGCGAGAAGTTCTTTTGATTTTGCCAGTTTCCACTCTTTTGCGGTGACAAAATTCAACTCGCCCGGTCTTTTCACGTACAATCCGCCAAAAGTGAATATTTCTGTTTTCTGGTCAGTGAATTCAGGCTTATTTTCAGCCGCTTTTTTCAGCGCGTTTTTAAATCCGGCTTTTTTCATCAAAGGTATAAGGTTTTCTACGGCTTTACTGGCTCCCATATTATAAAGCACGCCCATTCCTTCTAAAAATATCTTTTCTCCCTTTTTACCCCCGAGTTCCAATCCAAAATCAATGGACAGATATTTGAAAGCAATTTTTTCTTTATGTCTCAGGGCTAATTCTCTCGTTTTTTTATAACTTTCCAAGGCTTGTGATTTTTTATTTTTTTTCAGCAAAAACAGATTTTTTATCGCGAGCGCTTTTATATACCTCGATTTCAGAGCGAGTTTTTTTGTTGTTTTGAGGGCTTCTTCCAGATATTTTTCAGATAAATCGTAATCGCCTTTTTTCAAACATATTAATCCGTTTACTGTTAAATAACCGCAGCGCATTCCTTTATCCAAAGCCCCCTGATTTATTCTCTTTATAATCGCATCAGCGCTTTCGATCTCCCCTTTTTCAGCGAGCAGAATTGCTTTATGAGTTTGTATCGAGGCGCGCAGTCTTGAATTGTCTATTTTTTCCGCCTTCTGCAGAGCGAATTCGTAATATTTTTTAGCCACATCAAATTCGCCTAAAATTTCATAACAGTTGCCAACGTAAAAAAGATCGATACCCATAGACTGATCCAGATCGAGTGATTGCGCCTGTTCCAGCGCGACATTAAGATTTGAAAGTGCGGAATCAAGCATTCCGAGAGATATTTCAATGAGACCGAGATTGGAATAACACTCGGTAATACAATCGAGAAAGCGGCTTTCTTTGGCTATGTTCAAGGCTTTCGTTATATGTTCGCGTGCGTTTTTGTGTTGACCCTTAAGATACATTACCTGTCCTATGTTTGAGAAAGCTTTGTATAAGGATAACGGCGCGGCGTTTTCAGGTATTTCAGAAATCAGCTTTTTTGACAATTCTTTCGACTCATTCATAAGTCCCATTCTTCTGAGAAACAGACATTTATCAGCTGACAGCATCCAATGGACTTCTCTTTTTTCTCCGGCAAACGAGAAAGCTTTGTTCAGACATTCTTCAGCCTCCGTGAAATTCTGATCCGAAAGACTGTTGTGAAATCTCATACGGCAGTATTTTACCGCTTGTTCTGTAAATCCGTACTTTTCAAGATCCTGCAGAAGTTTTTCAGTGTCAGTTGATTTCGATTCCGCCTTTCCCAAAACCCAGGCGATGTAACTGAATTCGAATTCGACGAGTGCTTTTTTTTCATCCGGTACATCGGTCTTCGCTGATATCTCTCTTGCGATTTTAATGTTTTCCCACGCGAGTTTATAATCGTAGTTATGAAAAAATTCCTTGGAAATCTCGTACAAATAAAGCGCCAGCTCTTTTGTTATTTCGTCCTCGGAAAGGTCTTCAGTCAAATGACGGGAAATTTCTGCTGATTGAGATTTTCTGCTTTTATGGATAGAGGCAAGTCTTCTGTGCGTTTCCCGCCTCGCAGTAATCTTCATCCTCTCGTATATCAGTTCCCTTACAAGCGGATGTGAAAAAATACCTGAATTTCCTGAGCACGTCAGCAGGTTGAGACGTTGAAGATTTTCGCATATATCAGTGAACTGATCCTGAGACATAGTTTTCTGCAGTTCTCTGAGAATAGAAAGATCAAATTTCTCGCCTATAACGGAAGCGCTTTCCAATATCCGTTTTTCCGGAATCGATAGATTCGCCAAATGATTTTCTAAAACGCTTTCGAGTGTTTTAGGTATTTGAAAACCCCTGAAATTGTCAGATATGATCCATTCGTTTTTTTCGTCATCGAATGAAATGATATTCCTATTGATCATGAATTCGATTATTTTCTCGACAAAAAGAGGATTGCCTCTGGTCACCGAATAAAGCCAATCATTGAAATTGTTCAAATATATATTTTTGAATTTTTCGTTCAAAAGATTAAGGAGCGCATCTTCAGGTAAATTTTCAAGATCCAGCGGAACAATCACTCTGTCGCGATACAATTCTTTTTCCGAACGTCTCAACGATTCGTTGTTTTCATCGGATCGTTCGGCGGCCAGTATTAAAAACGGTATGTCTGCGGTTCTTTTAACCAGATATACAAAAAGGTCGAGAGATTCCTCGTTCATCCACTGGATATCGTCAAAAATCATAATTAGGGGTTTAAATCTCGAAAGATTAAGAAAAAAACGATGAAATGAATAGTGTAAAGACTTTCGGCTTTTTGTCCTCTCGGAATTTGTCAGTTTTACCGGATAAAGCTCCCTTATTTTCGGGATTATGTAAGCGAGATATCCGGCAAAATCAGGATTCAGCAATCTGGGAAGAGTCTGGCGTGGGAATTCCATGCGTTCTATAAAATCCTCAACTATGCTTATAAAAGGCGAATAATCGCTTTTGTCGTCTTTTATTATTTTTACGCTTAATAAATTCACATTCCGGCTTCTCACGTTTTCCGAAAAATGCTTCAGAAGAGTGGTCTTACCGACGCCGAGTTCGCCTTTTATCAGGACTGCTTTGCTGTTGCAATTTATGGCTTCTTCGAGACAATTCTCAAGTATGCCAATTTCCTTTTGCCTTCCGACAAAAGGATTTGATAGAGTCATTTGTTCCACAGAATAAAATTATATCTATAAATAACCGGAATGAAAATTAGAAAGAAAAAAATCAATTGGAACATGAACACATCAATATAAGATTGACTCGAACTAATTTTAACAAAGAATCCACTAAATATGGACTGATAAAAATTATTAATGTATTGAAATAATCGGTAAAATACTTTACTGTAAATTATAGCCTTTTATGAATGGAGGACAAATGGAACAGACATGCGAACTTCTTGAAAAATGCGGTTTTTTCCGAAAGTATCAGGATGTTGAAAATGAAATATGCGAGATGCTCATCGCCGAATATTGCAAGGGATCAATGATGAATGAATGCAAGAGAAAAGAATACAGACAAAAAAACGGGGTTCCACCATCCGACGACATGTTGCCTGACGGCGAAATGCTTTGATAATATTCTTATTCTGTTAAACTCGCATACTACATAGCACGCTGGTTTTTTTCGATAAATTTAACCAAACCTGTTCTGTTAAGACAGAAATTTATTCAGCAAACTCAGATTCCTTCTAAAAGATATTTTTATTGTAAAAAATATAATTCCCTTATATTCTTTTTAAAGCTATTTTTCAAGTGATTAAATCAAAAAAAACAATGGGAAATAAAATTAAAAAAATCGCTATAATTGCAGGCGCTCGTCCAAACTTTATGAAAATTGGACCCGTTTTGAAAGCCTATGAATCAGCTACGGATAAAATGCTCTTCGTCCACACCGGTCAGCATTACGATTTCTCCATGAGCGACGTTTTTTTCAAGGAACTCGGCCTCAGAAAACCCGATGTTTTTCTTGGAGCCGGAAGCGGCAGTCATGCCCTGCAGTCCGCCAAAGTGATGACCGAATTTGAAAAATGGTGTCTGGAAAACAAACCCGGCAGAGTCGTCGTAGCCGGCGATGTCAATTCGACCATGGCTTGCTCCATAGTCGCATCCAAACTGGGTATTCCTACAGCCCACATAGAATCCGGACTGAGGTCTTTCGACAGAACCATGCCCGAAGAGATAAACAGAATAGTAACTGACCAGCTTTCGGAATTTCTGTTTACAACGAGCAAAGACGCCGAAGAAAACCTCAGAAAAGAAAACGTCTTCGGGAAGATACATTTCGTCGGTAATTCGATGATAGACTCGTTGTTGTATATTTCGGATAAACTCAACGGACAAACTCTTGACAACATGGGCTTAAAAAAATTCGAATACTGCCTTGTCACTCTTCACAGACCTTCAAACGTAGATAACAAAGATAATTTAAAAATTGTGACTGAAATACTGGCAAATGTTGCCGAGATAATCAAAATCATTTTTCCCGTTCATCCGAGAACTTTAAAAAACCTGAAAAATTTCGGATACAAAGAGAAACTCCATAAAAAAGATATATCTCTCACAGAACCTCTCGGTTACAAAAGCTTCGTAGAACTCGAAAAAAACGCGAAATTCGTCTTAACAGACTCTGGAGGCGTTCAGGAAGAGACGACTTATTTTAAAGTACCATGTTTGACTCTCAGACCTAATACGGAAAGACCGGTAACTGTGACAGAGGGCACAAACGAACTCGTTCCCCCCGACAAGAACATTATCCGTGAAAAAGCGTCTCAAATCATCTCTGGAAAATGGAAAAAAGGAACAGTTCCTGAACTCTGGGACGGAAAAGCAGGAGAGAGAATAGCGCAGATTCTCAGGGATTGGCAATTAACAATTATCAAGAGACAATAACAATTGAGAAAAAGAAAGTAGTATAATATCAGGCATGATACTCGACAAAGAAAAATACAGGCAATATCTTGAAAATTCTATAAAAAACGACAATCTAATATACGAGAAGAAACTTGAAATTTTTGAAGAGATGTTCATCTTGTCCAAGGATTTGGGTTTACTCAATAAAATTGATCCTCTGGAAGGTACGGAAAAGAACATAAGAATAGCCGGAATATTGAATAGATGTTTAAAAAATAACTCCTCAGATTAGTCTATAGTTTTTAGTTATACATTACAAGAATACCTGCATGAGCCTAAACACGATTGATAATGACCGCAGGAAATGCAATTTTCGGAATAATTGTCATTTCTAAAACATTTAAGTTCTTCACACTCAACAATGTCCTTGAAATCATCTTTAAGAATGTTTCCGAGTACTGTTGAGCTTTGCTCGCAAGGCCTGACTCTTCCTTCGAAATCAACCGCGAATTTGACAACACCGCACAGACACAATGACATTTTAATGTTCCTGAAACCGCTGATGTCCGATTTACACCTCTCGAAAGGCAAGCCGAAAATAACTGGCAAACCGTATTTTCCCGAAAACTCGTCGGCGATTTTTATCAACTCAAGTTTTTCATCCGTACTTAAAATGAGTTCTTTTTTATTTTTCGCTCCCCTTCCTGTCGGGGAAAAATAATTTATTGTCGCTGAATCCGCCGAAAAAGCGAAGGCGAAGCTTAGCAGATCGCGGATTTCAAAAAAATTTATCTTCATAGCCGTAATCGAGACATTTATCCTGAATCCGTGTTTTTTTGAAAGCGCAATGTTGGATTTTACAGCTTCCACTCCATCTTTTCCGCAGATTTGTCTGTATTTTTCTTCTCTCAAAGTCGGAAGCGATATGTCTATAAGGTCAATTATTTTTGAAGAATTTTTAATTAAAAATTCTTCGCTCAGATTTTTTCCGTTCGTCGCCAGGCTTACAAACTTTACTTCAGGCCTGCAGAATTCTATTAGTTCACTGAGACCTGTCTCCAAAAGAGGCTCTCCGCCCGTAAAGCAAATTCCGACCGGTTTGATTTTTGAAATTATACTTCCAAGGATTTTAAAGCTATTTTCCCGATTGCTTGTTCCAAATGTTTTGTTTTCATGATTTTTCCAGACGTTGTAACAATATATACAGTCATTGTCGCAATCGGGGGTCGCTTCAAAAACGACAAATAAATCATTCATCCGAGAGCAGGTCTCTGAAAAGCGTGTCCATGAAGGGCAGGATAGTCTCCAAATAAAGCAAATCGGTTTTCGTCTTTTCATACAGCACATTGTATGAATCAAATACCGAATCACTTATTAAATTTTCATTTCTGAGTGAATCCATTCTTTTGTATGTCATATCAATGATTTTCAGGACGTCAAAATCTTCGTTTTCAACCCCATAAAGGTCTACCGGAGTTTCCCATCCCCATCTGTTCAATATCTGATGTGCGGTCTGAATTTTCGAGTATTTTTCAAGTTTTAGAATTATGTTGTCGAGAGCAGAATCAAATTGAGACCCGGAGATTTTTTCTTCGTCAAGGAGTCTGAAAAGCGTGTCGGTTTTCGCGTCAATGGCTTTAATCAGATTGTCGGAATTTATATCTATGGACGGTACTACCATCCTTGTCATGTATATGTATCCGGACATGTATTTTATCCTCGACTCGATCATATTAGACAGCAGTTCAATTTCAAAAGAAGTAATAAGTCCCTCTTTTTCCATATCATTCATTGCATTCAATACTTTGTCTAAATTTTCTTCATGCGAGGACATATCAATGTATATAAAGCGATCTGCAGCGATTCCTGAATCGGGATGACTGTAATCAATCAGTGCGTCCAATTCCCTCCACATATTCTTGTATTCATTCCAGCCTTGAGACGACAATATTGAAGCTGCTCGGCTATGGTCATTTCTGTTTTCTCCACGCTTTCCATTACCATCTTCCGCGCGCTTTAAAGTGCATTTGAAAAGATTTACGGGCGCGGCAACAGCCAAAACAAAAAAACTTGCGAGCATTTCTTTAATAAACTTATTTTTATTCTTCAAGATATCTCCTGCTTTAATTTTCAACGAAACATGTTTTATTCTTCGGTGCAAAGATTTCTGAACAAAGAATCCATGAAAGGCGAGATCGAATCGAAAACAGCTATTTCGGTCATGGTTTTCCGGCATTTTGCCTGAAAGCTATCATATTCGGCGAGGGTTATCCGGCCTTCATCAAGCATATTTCCGTATTTCAGCATAGTAATTTGAATTTCCCGTTCGACGTCAATACTGTCATCCTTTTCAAGGTCGGGATCATATCCGAACCTTTCTTTCCATCCCCAGTTGCGGAGAAAATCATAAGCTGTCTGCATTCTGGCATAATCATTGAGATGACAGACTATATTTTCGAGAGCAGAATCGAATTGTCCGTCAGAAACAAGATTTTCCCGTTTCAACTCTTCAAGCTCGTTTATTCTCGCGTTAATAGTTTGTATCTTTTTGCTCATTTTCACATCTATAAGAGCAGGCATACATCTCGTTAGAAAGATATAGCCGGATATATGCTTGATTTTCGCTTCCGCCATATCCGCCAAAAGTTCTTTCTCGAAAGACGAAAGCAGACCGATTTCCTGAAGATATTCAAGAGAACTTAGCGATGCCATCAGACTGTCGCTCTGTTCTCTTAAATCTATGAACCTGAACTCTTGTATCAAACCCGTATCATCCGACAATCTGAAACGGGCGATTTCGTCCATCTCTCTCCATGCCTTTTTGAATCTTTTCCATGAATCCGAGGATGCTATTTCATAAAAACGCCCTCTCCGTTCATTGTTTTCATCGCCGCGTGATTCCTGCGCTTTTTTGCTGTTGAAGGCACATTTGAAAAACGTCAATGGAAACGAGACAGACATTATCAGTAAATGAGGTATATATTTCCTGTCAAGAATCTTCATGCAGTTTTCTCATTCAATCCAGATGAATGTTTCGCCGACTGAGGTTCCGTTTTTATTCATCCGCACGAAATATTTTCCGGTCGGTAACAACCTGCCGCTATTGTCCCTGGGCTGCCAATAGAATTTGTGCTGACCGGCTTCGAAAAATCCCATGTCGTAATTGACGACGGTTCTGCCTGTGACATCTATTACTTCAATCGAAACGATGCCCTCAACCGGCATGAAAAAAGAAATCTCCGCTGGATTCAAAGATCTGTCAAAAAGCATACCCAAAACATCCGGCACGGGGAAAACCTCCGGGTTTTCCTCCACTGAAACGCTGACACCTGATCTGTATAATATCTGAGAGGTCGTGTTGTATACGACAAATATTCGCTCTCCCAGGAAATAAGAGGTCCAAGCATAGTAAAAAGAATCAGAATTGTTGAACTCGAGTTGATTGGTGTTGTAGAAAATGTCCCTCAACACTACATAAGAATGGTCGGTTCCGACCGTATCGTACACCCAGTAAAGCGCTTCAATTTCCTGATCGTCATCGAAATCGCTCGAAACACCGACGATATCCCATGCGTAAACGTTCGAAGGCAGAGGAAGCGTAAAAGTTCCGAGAATATTGTAACCTGTGTCCATAATTGCGAAAATCGGAGCCACATTCTGCTGGATCACAATCAGAGGATTGGAAGGGAGACCCGTCGGACCGAAAACTTTTCTTGCCTGAGTTACCTGAATCTGAGAAAACAGAGGATTTAACGCCGGCAAAAATGAAATCGCCAAAAACATCTTTTTCATTTCACACCTCTCTTTGAAAACAGCCGAAACCAATTATTGCTGATCAACAGCAAATTTGAGAGTGAAGGTCTGGGCGGCTTTGCCGCCGTTTCCGTCATCGACTTCCACCGTCACGGCGTGAGATCCTTCGGATGGAATTTCCCATGTTATCAGACCTGTTCCGCTTATTGTCATTCCCGCTGGAGCCTGCGTGAGCGAATATGAAAGGGGATCTCCATCGTGATCATTTGACATGATTTGATAGGTATACGCGCCTCCGCCGCTGACAAAAGGAGGCGACGAGACTATTGACGGAATGGCGTTTGTAATTATTACTGTGTTCGTGCTGTATTCTACGCCGTTCCCGTCAATAAGCCTAAGCATCAGTTCGTCGCCGCGTCTGAATCCCGCCAAAGCGAGGACCGTGTCATTGGCTCCTGCGACCGGCAAGCCGTTTTTGTACCATTGCGATTCAAATGAAAAATTTGTCCTGTCGCCGATTATTTCAACTCTCATAAGGCGTATTGTTCCCGCAACAGTGACAGAATCAGGTCCGATCCTCGCCGCCGCGATTGAAGCTGAAGCAGGAGTACCCAAGGTCACCGAAGGAGAAACAAAAGTCTTATTTTGGCCGTCGTGAAAAAATACGAAGACAGCGGTTTTTATGGTTGCGCCAAGCGGTAATTGCGACGTTTCAAGCGTTTTTGACCTGACAGCGAGAGTTTCATTTTCGACAATCCATAAATTGTACATCGAGTCAACTCCCGGGACGGAATAAGAATAATTCGCCGTAATCGGCTCACCTCGTAAAGGCGAAACTGGAGTCAGTTGGATTTGCATCACAGGCAGATTATTGTCTTCCTGGGTGCTGTTTTGTTCTGAGGATCCGTTTTCACTTGAACAGGAAAATATAAGCAAGCATATTGAACAGATTGATAATAAGCTTTTCATCTACCCTCCTCTGTCTGAAGCGGATTTGAATTTTCCACTATTCTGTTTATCCACTCTATTACGGTGTCGCTTACCGAAATATCTCTCGACGCGTCTTCGGGAAGCTTGAAATATTCAGCATATCCGTTTTTACCTTCTATTGTCGGTATGGCAAAATTGGCATCCAGACCGGGATAAATAACAAGTTTCGACAAGTCTTCAGGCAAGCCTCTCATTTTACAAACCGAGAACAATCTTTCGGCGTTAACCGAAGAAACAAAAGCGTCTTCCGCTCCGTGTATGAACAGGAAATGACAAGTTGAATTTATAATTTTTTTTACAGGGTCGAAATCCAGCAAAGACCGAGCGTAGGCAAGGTTTTCTCTTTCTCCGGGAAAACCGCTTATATCAGACCAGTAAACATCGGTGTTTCTTAAATTTTCAAGTCCTCTCTTCAGGTCCTCAATCTGCTTGGACAATCTTTCGTCAGACCATTCTCTCTCTTTTGCCTGCATAATAAGCATTTCTACGTTTCCTGAATCTACAGGATTAAGAGACGTCGCTCCGAGAGATATTACACCGCGAATCCTTCCTGCATAAGCGGGGTCTGAAGCGAGATCGAACGCGATTAGAGCCCCTTCACCGTGTCCGAGTATAAACACATTCCCCTTATCGATTTTGGGATTCGCATATAAAACATCGAACGCGGAAGCGGCATCTGATGCTAAAACACCCCAATGTAAAGAATCATAGCTTCCGCCGCTTTTACCCGTTCCGCGCTTGTCATAAACTAAAATCAATGCGCTTCCGTTTGAAGCCATCCTGTGAGCTAACGAAGAAAACACTCCCATCTGCCTTCTGTCGGACGCGGCATTTGAGTGTAGAAACAGAACACCCGGAACAGTTCCCTCCTGCGAGGGCGTGTAAAATGATCCAGCGATATTAACTCCGTCAGCGCCCCTGAAACTCACATCTTCCAGCGTGTAATTCTCAGGTTGAGGCGTGTAAACAGCAGGTTCTGGCAGTGTGAAAGGAGCGTCCGGATCTTCAAAAAT is part of the candidate division WOR-3 bacterium genome and encodes:
- a CDS encoding radical SAM protein, whose translation is MNDLFVVFEATPDCDNDCIYCYNVWKNHENKTFGTSNRENSFKILGSIISKIKPVGICFTGGEPLLETGLSELIEFCRPEVKFVSLATNGKNLSEEFLIKNSSKIIDLIDISLPTLREEKYRQICGKDGVEAVKSNIALSKKHGFRINVSITAMKINFFEIRDLLSFAFAFSADSATINYFSPTGRGAKNKKELILSTDEKLELIKIADEFSGKYGLPVIFGLPFERCKSDISGFRNIKMSLCLCGVVKFAVDFEGRVRPCEQSSTVLGNILKDDFKDIVECEELKCFRNDNYSENCISCGHYQSCLGSCRYSCNV
- a CDS encoding AAA family ATPase: MTLSNPFVGRQKEIGILENCLEEAINCNSKAVLIKGELGVGKTTLLKHFSENVRSRNVNLLSVKIIKDDKSDYSPFISIVEDFIERMEFPRQTLPRLLNPDFAGYLAYIIPKIRELYPVKLTNSERTKSRKSLHYSFHRFFLNLSRFKPLIMIFDDIQWMNEESLDLFVYLVKRTADIPFLILAAERSDENNESLRRSEKELYRDRVIVPLDLENLPEDALLNLLNEKFKNIYLNNFNDWLYSVTRGNPLFVEKIIEFMINRNIISFDDEKNEWIISDNFRGFQIPKTLESVLENHLANLSIPEKRILESASVIGEKFDLSILRELQKTMSQDQFTDICENLQRLNLLTCSGNSGIFSHPLVRELIYERMKITARRETHRRLASIHKSRKSQSAEISRHLTEDLSEDEITKELALYLYEISKEFFHNYDYKLAWENIKIAREISAKTDVPDEKKALVEFEFSYIAWVLGKAESKSTDTEKLLQDLEKYGFTEQAVKYCRMRFHNSLSDQNFTEAEECLNKAFSFAGEKREVHWMLSADKCLFLRRMGLMNESKELSKKLISEIPENAAPLSLYKAFSNIGQVMYLKGQHKNAREHITKALNIAKESRFLDCITECYSNLGLIEISLGMLDSALSNLNVALEQAQSLDLDQSMGIDLFYVGNCYEILGEFDVAKKYYEFALQKAEKIDNSRLRASIQTHKAILLAEKGEIESADAIIKRINQGALDKGMRCGYLTVNGLICLKKGDYDLSEKYLEEALKTTKKLALKSRYIKALAIKNLFLLKKNKKSQALESYKKTRELALRHKEKIAFKYLSIDFGLELGGKKGEKIFLEGMGVLYNMGASKAVENLIPLMKKAGFKNALKKAAENKPEFTDQKTEIFTFGGLYVKRPGELNFVTAKEWKLAKSKELLAILMLSSSSGGNFTREMMTSELWPDADSRKGSNNFRVALNQLINVVGEKIVLREGDAVKLDKEKLNVDFLRFEKAVIDWKSQKRKGFVHAAERSALLAADIYEGVFLPEFYFEKAVEKQRELQTQMRGILLWLSELNLQRVELKKALEFAQRMTTMDSSDEQAGRTIMRCLYEQGDRVGAIKHFEFIKKYLNEEYGVEPSPETLELYSSICSNCKLV
- a CDS encoding putative Ig domain-containing protein, whose translation is MKSLLSICSICLLIFSCSSENGSSEQNSTQEDNNLPVMQIQLTPVSPLRGEPITANYSYSVPGVDSMYNLWIVENETLAVRSKTLETSQLPLGATIKTAVFVFFHDGQNKTFVSPSVTLGTPASASIAAARIGPDSVTVAGTIRLMRVEIIGDRTNFSFESQWYKNGLPVAGANDTVLALAGFRRGDELMLRLIDGNGVEYSTNTVIITNAIPSIVSSPPFVSGGGAYTYQIMSNDHDGDPLSYSLTQAPAGMTISGTGLITWEIPSEGSHAVTVEVDDGNGGKAAQTFTLKFAVDQQ
- the wecB gene encoding UDP-N-acetylglucosamine 2-epimerase (non-hydrolyzing) is translated as MGNKIKKIAIIAGARPNFMKIGPVLKAYESATDKMLFVHTGQHYDFSMSDVFFKELGLRKPDVFLGAGSGSHALQSAKVMTEFEKWCLENKPGRVVVAGDVNSTMACSIVASKLGIPTAHIESGLRSFDRTMPEEINRIVTDQLSEFLFTTSKDAEENLRKENVFGKIHFVGNSMIDSLLYISDKLNGQTLDNMGLKKFEYCLVTLHRPSNVDNKDNLKIVTEILANVAEIIKIIFPVHPRTLKNLKNFGYKEKLHKKDISLTEPLGYKSFVELEKNAKFVLTDSGGVQEETTYFKVPCLTLRPNTERPVTVTEGTNELVPPDKNIIREKASQIISGKWKKGTVPELWDGKAGERIAQILRDWQLTIIKRQ
- a CDS encoding alpha/beta hydrolase, whose amino-acid sequence is MRKLSMFLPVLFLISCSQGSRSRVVPLIPQTIYNVAVDNNQVGYETVRRERSGDTVIISSIQERPFRLRPIVYDSKLFLVPGISSMQIVSYRCFEQLPGQKISFRLKYEKPWIVLLQNSVVSSPRYYNNDPKDPDGPAIIEWDKAFLIEALVNRFVFKDTLYEKMQEVPVLIPSAFGEWGSAVIELMRAKNDTAEFRIVYRKEIEKDSMLYWSDDSVYGVVRTIMRGDGRAGSLLQARLVLPSGITVSIFEDPDAPFTLPEPAVYTPQPENYTLEDVSFRGADGVNIAGSFYTPSQEGTVPGVLFLHSNAASDRRQMGVFSSLAHRMASNGSALILVYDKRGTGKSGGSYDSLHWGVLASDAASAFDVLYANPKIDKGNVFILGHGEGALIAFDLASDPAYAGRIRGVISLGATSLNPVDSGNVEMLIMQAKEREWSDERLSKQIEDLKRGLENLRNTDVYWSDISGFPGERENLAYARSLLDFDPVKKIINSTCHFLFIHGAEDAFVSSVNAERLFSVCKMRGLPEDLSKLVIYPGLDANFAIPTIEGKNGYAEYFKLPEDASRDISVSDTVIEWINRIVENSNPLQTEEGR